From a region of the Alnus glutinosa chromosome 1, dhAlnGlut1.1, whole genome shotgun sequence genome:
- the LOC133871025 gene encoding large ribosomal RNA subunit accumulation protein YCED homolog 1, chloroplastic, translated as MSFIFPSSSVVPSSCLNQLKVYSLKSKGSASLNPCFPRVQYKVLWSITKDKHPVSKSKPHSILKSTARDCIRTNNQSIEENDVSFDGGDQGQKEIEDTGSPWKGAVIYKRNPSVSHVEYCTTLERLGLGEHSTEISKSSASIMGLRVTKAVKDYPLGTPVQISIDVTRKRQKLRLDGIIRTVITLCCNRCGEPAAESVFSNFTLLLTEQPIEEPEVISMGVMFGDGKVKTTSGISEEEEEDDEASIDLDDRLYFPPEEKEIDISKNIRDMVHVEITINAICDPSCKGLCLNCGTNLNTSSCSCRKEEVKEKSYPLANLKNQMQRT; from the exons ATGTCATTTATATTCCCCTCATCTTCTGTGGTTCCCTCCTCTTGTTTAAACCAATTGAAGGTCTATAGTTTGAAATCCAAGGGAAGTGCTTCTCTAAATCCGTGCTTTCCCCGCGTTCAATACAAAGTTCTATGGAGTATAACCAAAGATAAACATCCAGTTTCCAAAAGTAAACCCCATAGTATCTTAAAGTCTACTGCAAGAGATTGCATACGAACTAATAATCAGTCAATCGAAGAAAATGATGTATCTTTTGATGGGGGAGATCAAGGACAAAAAGAGATTGAAGACACAGGGTCACCATGGAAAGGGGCTGTTATTTACAAGAGAAACCCTTCGGTTTCACATGTGGAGTACTGCACAACCTTAGAGAGGCTTGGGTTGGGAGAGCATTCAACTGAGATCTCCAAGTCTAGTGCTTCAATAATGGGTTTACGGGTCACAAAAGCTGTTAAGGACTATCCGCTTGGAACACCTGTGCAGATCTCCATTGACGTAACAAGGAAGAGGCAAAAGTTGAGGCTCGATGGTATCATCAGAACGGTCATCACTCTTTGCTGCAATAG GTGTGGCGAGCCTGCTGCTGAGAGTGTATTCTCCAACTTCACGCTTTTACTAACTGAACAACCCATTGAAGAGCCAGAGGTTATCAGTATGGGAGTCATGTTTGGGGATGGGAAAGTCAAAACAACTTCTGGAATTagtgaggaagaagaggaagatgatgaaGCTTCAATTGATTTGGATGACCGGCTGTATTTTCCtcctgaagaaaaagaaattgatattTCGAAGAACATAAGAGACATGGTTCATGTAGAAATTACCATTAATGCAATCTGTGATCCGAGTTGCAAAGGTTTGTGTCTGAACTGTGGTACAAACCTAAATACTAGTAGTTGTAGCTGTAGGAAAGAGGAAGTGAAGGAGAAGAGTTACCCtcttgcaaatttgaaaaatcaaatgcAGCGAACATGA
- the LOC133858514 gene encoding protein COFACTOR ASSEMBLY OF COMPLEX C SUBUNIT B CCB3, chloroplastic, whose translation MATCSQLLNCFQIKGRPALSSNRGHFHVSENLRCPTKRKSQLARCSSYFREIVSFPSNELPKIDAYLSGEPFDAHAVVDILKIDVPGTSSHGVLDFMQRLVVVADLDPATAKIAIGFLGPFLSIFGFLFIVRIVMSWYPKLPVGKFPFVIAYAPTEPLLIPARKLIPPLGGVDVTPVVWFGLISFLSEILVGRQGLLVILSQQVG comes from the exons ATGGCGACTTGTTCTCAACTGCTCAACTGCTTTCAAATCAAAG gaAGGCCGGCTCTTTCATCCAATCGAGGCCATTTCCATGTTTCT GAAAACCTTAGGTGTCCAACGAAAAGAAAGTCCCAACTTGCTCGATGTAGCTCATATTTTAGAGAAATCGTGTCATTCCCTAGCAATGAACTGCCAAAAATAGATGCATATCTTTCGGGAGAGCCATTCGATGCACACGCAGTTGTTGACATTCTCAAGATCGACGTACCAGGTACATCATCACATGGTGTTTTAGATTTTATGCAGAGATTGGTAGTAGTAGCTGATTTGGACCCGGCTACTGCGAAGATTGCAATTGGATTTCTTGGACCCTTTCTCTCCATATTTGGTTTTCTGTTTATAGTGAGAATAGTAATGTCCTGGTACCCAAAGCTGCCTGTTGGAAAGTTCCCATTTGTCATAGCTTATGCTCCCACCGAGCCACTTCTCATCCCAGCACGTAAGTTGATTCCACCCCTTGGTGGAGTTGATGTAACTCCTGTGGTGTGGTTCGGATTGATCAGTTTTCTTAGTGAAATATTAGTGGGCCGGCAAGGGCTTCTTGTCATTCTTTCTCAACAAGTTGGCtga